From the genome of Candidatus Goldiibacteriota bacterium HGW-Goldbacteria-1, one region includes:
- a CDS encoding deoxynucleoside kinase: protein MNNFHYIAVEGVLGAGKTTFARMLAEDLKAKPVLEQVDNNPFLEKFYKDMGSYAFQTQLFFLINRIKQQEPLKQMDLFDSGIVADYILDKDRLFAYVTLEENELSLYEKIHKAVVDEGGLLKPDLVVYMQASVETLMERIKKRGRKYEKSISKDYISELSEAYNYFFSHFPRSTPLVIVNTDEVDFVNDRKAYELIRDYVLNIKGGINYYTPRMK from the coding sequence ATGAATAATTTTCATTACATAGCTGTGGAAGGCGTGCTTGGGGCCGGCAAAACCACTTTTGCCCGCATGCTTGCCGAAGATTTAAAGGCAAAACCTGTTTTAGAACAGGTGGACAACAACCCTTTTCTTGAAAAGTTTTATAAGGACATGGGCAGTTATGCTTTTCAGACCCAGCTTTTCTTCTTAATTAACAGGATAAAACAGCAGGAACCTTTAAAACAGATGGACCTTTTTGATTCCGGTATAGTTGCGGATTACATCCTTGATAAGGACCGCCTGTTTGCCTATGTTACGCTTGAAGAGAATGAACTTTCCTTATATGAAAAAATACATAAAGCGGTTGTTGATGAAGGCGGGCTTTTGAAACCGGACCTTGTTGTTTATATGCAGGCCAGCGTTGAAACACTTATGGAACGCATAAAAAAGCGCGGCAGAAAATACGAAAAATCAATAAGCAAGGATTACATAAGCGAGCTGTCAGAGGCATATAATTATTTTTTTTCCCATTTCCCGCGCAGCACACCCCTTGTAATTGTAAACACGGATGAAGTTGATTTTGTTAATGATAGGAAAGCATACGAACTTATACGGGATTACGTCCTTAATATTAAGGGCGGAATAAACTACTATACGCCAAGAATGAAATAA
- the folK gene encoding 2-amino-4-hydroxy-6-hydroxymethyldihydropteridine diphosphokinase, with protein MIIYLSLGSNTGSREKNIHEALSRLKNISVKILKTSALYLTEPVGYKRQADFYNIAVKAKTKLLPFELLDAIKSIEKSMGRRQAGVRRWGPRIIDIDIVFYGNIMINSGRLIIPHAEMQKRLFVLVPLTEIAGNFVHPGLNLSVKELVKACGNKEKITRIGAVNE; from the coding sequence ATGATTATTTATCTTTCGCTGGGGTCTAATACCGGCAGCAGAGAAAAAAATATTCATGAAGCTTTAAGCAGGTTAAAAAATATCTCTGTTAAGATACTTAAAACTTCTGCTCTGTATCTGACAGAACCTGTCGGATACAAACGTCAGGCTGACTTTTACAACATTGCAGTTAAAGCAAAAACAAAGTTATTGCCTTTTGAACTGCTGGATGCAATAAAGAGTATTGAAAAGTCAATGGGAAGAAGGCAGGCGGGAGTCCGCAGATGGGGCCCCCGCATAATTGATATTGACATAGTATTTTATGGTAATATAATGATTAACAGCGGCAGGCTTATTATTCCGCATGCCGAGATGCAAAAACGGCTTTTTGTACTTGTGCCTTTAACAGAAATAGCCGGGAATTTCGTTCATCCGGGGCTGAACTTAAGTGTAAAAGAACTGGTTAAAGCGTGCGGTAATAAAGAAAAAATAACAAGAATTGGAGCGGTTAATGAATAA